One Polynucleobacter sp. MWH-Spelu-300-X4 genomic window carries:
- a CDS encoding cation-translocating P-type ATPase: MSDCSNNGCGCSATPTTNQPSPSIDHNRVQYRIENMDCPTEEALIRNKLGALEGVTGLQFNLMQRTLTVNHNLNSLAPIEAVLKSIGMQATQIKPTDTSAEKPAPKTKWWPLAVSGVTAILAEGVYWIQIGNHWAVIGLSIAAILLGGLPTYKKGWIALKNGNLNMNALMSIAVTGAMFIGHWPEAAMVMFLFAVAELIEAKSLDRARNAIRGLMDLAPDTATVRQQDGSWVDASANTVPLGAIVRLRPGQRIALDGVVTSGHSSVNQAPITGESLPIEKAEGDLVFAGTINETGSFEYRVTAEASNSTLARIIHTVESAQGSRAPTQRFVDQFAKIYTPTVFVIALLAACIPPLAFGYPWFDSVYKALVLLVIACPCALVISTPVTIVSALAAAARKGILIKGGVYLEKGRKLAVIAMDKTGTITHGKPAQTDFIDLSGDGSGVRILAASLAARSDHPVSLAIARAATEAGLTLREVTEFSAIPGRGVRANIDGHTYQLGNHRLIEELKLCSLELEAKLNILERQGKTVVLLANQTGVIAICAVADTVRETSRQAIAELHTLGIKTLMLTGDNIHTAQAIAREVGIDEAKGNLLPEDKLKIIEGLIKGANGNKVGMVGDGINDAPALARSDIGFAMGAAGTDTAIETADVALMDDDLRKIPAFVRLSRATANVLIQNIVLALGIKAVFLILTFTGQATMWMAVFADMGASLLVVFNGLRLLRH, encoded by the coding sequence ATGAGTGATTGCAGTAATAATGGATGTGGCTGTTCGGCAACGCCAACTACAAATCAACCCTCCCCTTCTATTGACCACAATAGAGTTCAATACCGCATTGAAAATATGGACTGCCCTACCGAGGAAGCGCTCATTCGCAACAAACTTGGCGCTCTTGAGGGTGTAACAGGGTTGCAATTCAACCTAATGCAGCGAACGCTAACTGTAAACCACAACCTCAATAGCCTTGCTCCAATAGAGGCGGTCTTAAAAAGCATAGGCATGCAAGCAACGCAAATCAAGCCAACTGATACGTCAGCAGAAAAACCAGCACCCAAGACTAAATGGTGGCCACTAGCAGTATCGGGTGTAACAGCGATATTAGCTGAAGGGGTTTACTGGATTCAAATTGGTAATCACTGGGCCGTAATAGGTCTATCTATTGCTGCAATTTTGCTAGGCGGTCTGCCAACATACAAAAAAGGTTGGATTGCACTGAAAAATGGCAATCTCAACATGAATGCGCTCATGTCGATTGCTGTTACTGGTGCGATGTTTATTGGTCATTGGCCAGAAGCTGCAATGGTGATGTTCCTCTTTGCGGTAGCCGAGTTGATTGAGGCTAAATCACTAGATCGGGCACGCAACGCCATTCGCGGGCTAATGGATTTGGCACCTGATACAGCGACTGTGCGACAGCAAGATGGCAGTTGGGTAGATGCATCCGCTAATACTGTGCCACTTGGTGCTATCGTGCGCCTACGCCCCGGTCAGCGTATTGCACTTGATGGCGTAGTCACTAGCGGCCACTCATCAGTAAATCAAGCCCCTATTACTGGAGAGAGTTTACCAATTGAAAAAGCTGAGGGTGATCTGGTTTTTGCTGGCACGATCAATGAGACTGGATCATTTGAATACCGCGTAACCGCAGAAGCTAGCAACTCCACTTTAGCTCGCATCATTCATACTGTTGAGTCAGCGCAAGGTAGCCGTGCACCAACGCAGCGTTTTGTTGACCAATTTGCCAAGATTTACACGCCAACCGTTTTTGTCATCGCCCTTCTGGCGGCCTGCATTCCACCATTGGCTTTTGGCTATCCATGGTTCGACTCAGTCTATAAAGCTTTGGTGCTCCTGGTTATTGCTTGCCCCTGTGCGCTAGTGATCTCAACTCCTGTCACTATCGTGAGCGCTCTTGCTGCGGCAGCTCGTAAAGGAATTTTGATTAAAGGCGGTGTTTATCTTGAAAAAGGTCGCAAGCTAGCAGTCATAGCAATGGATAAGACAGGAACGATTACACACGGCAAACCCGCACAAACAGACTTCATTGATTTAAGTGGTGATGGGTCAGGCGTAAGAATCCTTGCTGCAAGCCTCGCTGCTCGCTCTGACCATCCAGTCTCACTGGCCATTGCCCGTGCCGCTACTGAGGCAGGCTTAACACTTCGCGAAGTTACTGAATTTTCGGCAATACCCGGTCGTGGGGTACGTGCCAACATCGACGGACATACCTATCAATTGGGAAACCATCGACTAATTGAAGAGTTGAAGCTGTGCTCATTAGAGCTTGAGGCAAAACTGAACATTTTGGAACGCCAAGGCAAAACGGTAGTGTTGCTGGCTAACCAAACTGGAGTGATTGCTATCTGCGCCGTAGCAGATACTGTGCGAGAAACAAGCAGGCAAGCTATCGCCGAACTGCATACACTTGGCATCAAGACACTCATGCTCACTGGTGACAATATCCATACCGCCCAAGCGATTGCACGGGAAGTTGGGATCGACGAAGCAAAAGGCAACCTTCTCCCAGAAGACAAGCTTAAGATAATTGAGGGTCTCATAAAAGGCGCAAATGGCAATAAGGTAGGCATGGTTGGAGATGGAATTAACGATGCACCAGCTTTAGCTCGCTCTGATATTGGCTTTGCTATGGGGGCTGCTGGTACTGATACAGCCATTGAAACGGCAGATGTCGCATTAATGGATGACGATTTACGAAAAATTCCTGCCTTTGTTCGCCTGTCCCGCGCCACCGCGAATGTGCTCATCCAAAACATCGTTCTTGCGCTTGGAATCAAGGCTGTGTTTTTAATTCTCACATTTACAGGGCAGGCAACGATGTGGATGGCTGTATTTGCCGATATGGGAGCAAGCCTATTGGTGGTATTTAATGGGTTAAGGCTATTGCGTCATTGA